A genome region from Ursus arctos isolate Adak ecotype North America unplaced genomic scaffold, UrsArc2.0 scaffold_18, whole genome shotgun sequence includes the following:
- the RPS6 gene encoding 40S ribosomal protein S6: protein MKLNISFPATGCQKLIEVDDERKLRTFYEKRMATEVAADALGEEWKGYVVRISGGNDKQGFPMKQGVLTHGRVRLLLSKGHSCYRPRRTGERKRKSVRGCIVDANLSVLNLVIVKKGEKDIPGLTDTTVPRRLGPKRASRIRKLFNLSKEDDVRQYVVRKPLNKEGKKPRTKAPKIQRLVTPRVLQHKRRRIALKKQRTKKNKEEAAEYAKLLAKRMKEAKEKRQEQIAKRRRLSSLRASTSKSESSQK from the exons ATGAAG CTGAACATCTCCTTCCCAGCTACTGGCTGCCAGAAACTCATTGAAGTGGACGATGAACGCAAACTTCGTACGTTTTATGAGAAGCGTATGGCCACAGAAGTTGCTGCCGATGCTCTGGGTGAAGAATGGAAG GGTTATGTGGTTCGAATCAGTGGTGGCAATGACAAACAAGGCTTCCCCATGAAGCAGGGTGTCTTGACCCATGGCCGTGTCCGCCTGCTGCTGAGTAAGGGGCATTCCTGCTATAGGCCGAGGAGGACTGGAGAGAGAAAACGCAAATCCGTACGGGGTTGCATTGTGGATGCCAATCTCAGTGTTCTCAACTTGGTCATTGTAAAAAAAG GGGAGAAGGATATTCCTGGACTCACTGATACTACTGTGCCTCGTCGCCTGGGGCCCAAAAGAGCCAGCAGAATCCGCAAGCTTTTCAATCTCTCTAAAGAAGATGATGTCCGCCAGTATGTTGTGAGAAAGCCCCTAAACAAAGAAG GTAAGAAACCTAGAACCAAAGCACCCAAGATTCAGCGTCTTGTTACTCCGCGTGTCCTCCAACACAAACGTCGGCGTATTGCTTTGAAGAAACAGCGcactaagaaaaataaggaagaggcTGCAGAATATGCTAAACTTTTGGCCAAGAGAATGAAG gaGGCCAAAGAAAAACGCCAGGAACAGATTGCCAAGAGACGGAGGCTGTCCTCTCTGAGAGCTTCTACCTCTAAGTCTGAGTCCAgtcaaaaatga